GTCGAGACGAGTTTGTTGCCTGCCCTGTCTGAAACGGTCGGGTTCACTTCGACCATCGTCAGCGAGGATCCGGGCAGCTTCTCAAGAAGGTTTAGTTTGAATACTGAAGGGTTGATTTGCTCAACGTAAAACTTGTACTCCTTTAAGGGATCGAAAGTTCGCACCACGTAGTGACTCGTATTTGTGGCCGATTTCTTGTCCGAGGAATCCGCCGCAAACATAGGTTCGCTGAAAGTGATGAGGATTGTAGGTCTGAGTGAAACGGAATCCTTTCCGTCGGGCGGATACACGCTTGTTACATGAGGCTGGGTGATGTCTATCTTGAAGCTGTCGTTCGGTATGGTGTCCGAGTTTCCCGCAGAATCGGCAGTTATAACCCTCCAGTAGTACCAGGATTCCTTGCTCTCGGGGAGTTTGTTAAGGGACTGGTGGAAAACGAGCGTGTCAGTGCCCGCAGGCGCGGGCAAGGTTGCAGAATCCAGAACGACCAGATAGTTAGATCGGTCGGATGTCTCGACATGGTAATTTCTTATTCTTGAGGTTGCATCGAGCCCCCTCTTCCAGGTATAACTGACAAAGGTATCATTGATGTAGGCACCTGAACTCGGACTTATCTGAGTAATCCCTAAAGGCTTGGTGAAATCGAGCTTCAGGGGGGAATACCTTGCCGGATGAGAGATATTTCCTACGGAATCTACTGACGAGAGCAGAAAATAACAGTATCTTCCCTCGCAGCCGGCCTTGAAGTAACCGATGGTATCGAAAGCGCTGATTATGCCGTCGGGCACGTCGCTGGTATCAAGACTCCACAAGGCGCTGTAGCCCTTTACGCCGCTTCCAAGGGGATCCTGAGCTTCCTTCCATGAGAACTTTACTGAATCGACATTGGACCAGTTTAAGGTGTCGTGCGGGGGGTAGAGCGTAAGGGATTGGGGAGGAAGAGGAGGCGTAATGTCTTCGTAGGCGTTTATTACAGCAGGGAGATTCAAAGATTGGAATGGTATGGAATCAAGAACTCCGGAACGCGGCCAGCGAACGAGGAGAAGAACACTATCAGGATCGGATATGGGGAAACACCGCTGAGGCGCATCCTGACCGGACTGGCCGGAACCTGCGGCAATCTCCCAGAATTCTTTGATGATGCCTTTATCGCAGAGTTCCAGCCTGGCTCCGGCCCCTATGGTATTTGAAAGGCCTGCCACCTTGTCGGCCCGACCCTTTACGTTGACGAACACCCTGTTCTGTCTGGATACAGTATTCCTGAAAAGCGCATTCCCCCCTGCTCCGACCACAACCGCATCCATTCCTCTCTCTTTGTCAAGGTCGGCCGTAGCGACCGAGACGGCGTACATGGTTCCATAGGAGACAGTGTCGTCTGCCGATGTTTCAAGCAACGGTCCGTGGTAGATGCGAGATTCATCGCCGTAATTGACAACAAGAAGGTCTACGCCAGGTTGGCCGTCGAAATCGCCTGCAGCGATAGCCATGCTTGGTTCGGATTCGACCCCTATGTTCGTCCTTGAAAAACCTGCCGAGGGCTGGATTAGCGAGTTGACGCTGGTCAAACTTGCAACGGCGAGGTCGAGATTCTTATCCGGTTCCCTGTCGAACCAGCATAAGCCTCCCGGCGTCGAAACCTGGACAGCCGCATCTCTTGTAAACAAGCCTGCTCCAGCATTATGATAGAAATATACGCTATCCGCGCCTGAAAGAGCAAAATCCGCAAATCCGTCGTTATTGTAGTCCGCAAAGGAAACGGCATACCCCTTAGGAAACTTACCAACGGCGAAAAATGACCCGCCATCGTTTATATAAAGCTTTGATGTATCGCCTGCTACAAATATGTCCAAGTCACCGTCAAGGTCAAAATCAACTAAAGCCGCGGCTCTTGATGTGTCGGCGTCGAAATACCCGCTCAACTCTTCGAAATTGATGTCATCGCCGGAGTTTAGAAGCAGAAAATCCTCGGTATCTGTACCCACAAAGAAATCGATATCCCCATCACCATCCAAATCACCTCCGAGAACGGTTCTTGCGACAACTTGTGTTGCAAGTTTTTTCGGTGCTTCAAAACTGCCGGTTCCTATGTTCCGGTAATAGACTATGCCTGAATCCGACGCAACGACAACATCGTAACTGCCGTTGCGATCTACGTCCGCACAGGCTGCGCCATAGCTCTTTTCATAACCGAAAGCCCCGACTGGGTCAAAAAACTGCCCCAACAGCGATAAAATGATTACGCCCTGCATAATGCAAAAGGATAACCGCATTCGCAGCCTTTGTCAACTCCTCTTGACATTAAAGCATAATCATCTATTATCTGAGTACAGACGGTGTTTTCACCTTAAACCTTTTGAACCAAGAGGTGTCAAAAAGGAAATGAGGAATGCAAGATTATGAGATCATCGAGCGAGTACAGAAAGGCGACGGAGAACTTTTCGAGTTGCTTGTCCGCAAATACGAGAAAAGGCTCTTTTTTCTTGCATGGAGAATGCTTCACAACAGGGTCGATGTCGAGGACGCAGTACAGGAGATATTCGTGAAGGCGTATAAAGGCTTAACCCGCTTCAGGGGCGATTCTCAGTTCTCGACATGGCTTTACAGAATCGCCACAAATCACATCCTTAACATTATCCGTAAGAAATCGAGCAATCGCCTGGTGGAACGGGATATCGAATCCGAATCATCGTCATCGACCCCGCGCTCCTCTTCGAGAAATACCCGGCTCAAAAAGGCGGTTGAGGCCGCCATACAATCTCTGCCGCCAAGACAGCAGGCTGTGTTTCATATGCGCTACGAGGAAGAACGCCCGCACGCGGAGATAGCGGAGATACTTGGCTTGTCCGAGGGCGCCGTAAAGGCGAGTTATCATCATGCCGTATTGAAACTTCGCGAGTCGCTCAAGGGGTTCGTCGATGAGCGTTAAGAAATTCAGGATAATGCTCGTGCGTTATCTGGACGCCGATCTTGATAAGGCAGAAAGACTCGAGGTTGAGGCGCATTTGAAAAGATGCAAGGAATGCCGGAAGGAACTCGAATGCCTCAAGTCTTCGCTGGCTCTTTCAAGGATACATGCTCCCGCTAGGTTCAGCAGGATTGAGTGGAACCCGCCCAGGATCAGGCATTTCTCTTTATGGCGATGGGCGCTGGTCCCGCTTGCTGCAGCGGCGGCTACGCTTCTCGTGCTAATTTTCGGCGGCGATGCAGGCAATAGGAGTTCAATCCCTGGAAACGAACGAGACTGGGTCGTTGTAGCCTCCGATACACTTACCCCGAGCGAGGGTTCAGAACTCGCAATGCTTCTTATGAACGAGGACTCGACCTTCCGCAATGATTTAATTGAATACGAATCGAGGACGCAAAGAAACATTTATTCCGATTTGGGTGAACTCGAGAAGGATGAGGAAGAGCAGTTAATATCTTTGCTTGCAGAACAATCAAAGAACATGGAAGGATCTTTATGAAAAGAATAGTTTTTCTTTTGGCGGTGTTTTTTTCCGCGAATCTATACGGTCAACCCATGATGGGGGGGATGCGCGATGGAAGAAAGGCAATGGAGATGATCTCCGCCATACGGATTGTGAAGATGCAGAAGGCGCTGAATCTCACTGACCAGCAGCTGGCGTCCATCATACCGAAGCTGAATGAACGCGACTCCCTGATGAGGAAGTATTTCGACGACCAGGCATCCGACCTTAAGCTGCTGCGCGACGAACTCGCGAAATCGAAGCCCGCGGAAGCAAAGCTCAAGGAGATAATCGAAAGAATGAAGTCCAGGGAGCAAAATCATGAAGCGCGGGTTCGTGAATTGAGAAACGAGATTCTCGCCGTTCTATCGACCGAACAGCAGGCAAGATTCATCATCTTCGAGGTGGAGTTCGAGCGCGAAATCAGAAGACTGATAGACCAGGTAAGAGGAAGGGATGACAGATAAAACAAAAAAACAGGAGAAATAGCATGAAAAAACCCGTTATCTTTTTATCCGTCGCAATCTTGATTGCGGCCGGATTCGTCGGCTGCGACCGGTTCAGAAACGATGAAGAGCTCATCAAGGACCTGCTTATAAGCTCGTACTTTTCAGGCGAAGGTTCAGACGGCATAACCGACGACGCAAGCGATAATCCCAACGGAGCGCCAGGCTGGTCGGTTTCTTTGTATCCGGACACGGTACCTTCAAAGTGGGTAAGAAAGCTCACCTACGCGACTCGAGTCGTGACAGTTAAAGTAGAAGGCGACTCTGCATGGGCTTCAATATCCAGAAGCATCACGGGCAGAATCTATATCGATACGATTCCGGGAAACAGCATTCTCGATACGATTTCGAGACCGATAGCAGACACCATGTACCGCGAGGTAACCCTCAAATGGAACGCGGCAAAGAACCGCTGGGTTATTGAAAATATCCAGCCAGCCAAGCTGTGGACCCCCGGCGCCAGCCATCCGGTGGAGATTGAGAAAATAGAGGTAAGCTCATCGCCGTCAGGCGAAACATTTGTGATGGACGACCCGACCAAGTTCATAAGCGTCGATGATCTGCCATGGCTCAGAAAGGATGATACCGTAACCGTAACGGTGACTGCAAAACAGCTTAACGCTGACGATACAGGATGGTGCTATCTGCATCACGGCCGCAACTTCAATAAGGCAAAAGCAGTACCGCCTAACCGCAAACCGTTCGAGAAGGAAAGCACATGGGTTCACAAAGGCACATGGAAGATTGGAGAGGATAATGTTCTGGCAAAGATTTCCGTACGCCATGCGGGAATCGATCTAATTTATGCGGGCACGCTCTCTTATGACCCTGCTGCGGAGTATTCCGCGTTCGCGTTCGGATTCCCCTACATAGTCTATGAGGAAGGCGAAACCCTTCCTGATGACGGCCAGGAAACTAACGAGTAGATTAGTTTGTCCGGGGCAGAACCTTTCAGAAAGGCGAGCGACGCTCGCCTTTCTGATTTAGGAGAGAATGGTAGATAATCTCGCCCTTTATTAACTGCTTGACGTAGCTGCGGGTTTCGTCGTAAGGAATGAGTTCTGCAAATAGGGCATCATCCTCAGGCAGATATCTTACCCAGCCTGCCACGGCGCCAGGTCCTGCATTGTACGCCGCAAGATATGCGACCTTGCGGCCGTCGAAGCTACCCTGCATTTTCTTCAGGAACTGTGCGCCTAGTCTGATGCTGACGTCTGCCTTGAGGAGGGAATCGACCGTCATTGTCGCATCCATGCCTCGGGCTGTTCCCAGAAGAAGCTGGCACAGGCCATAGGCATTTGCTGGCGAGCGCGCCTCGGGATTGAACCAGCTCTCCTGCCGGGTAAGGGATAGAAAGAGAGCGGTATCAACAGCCTCGTTTTCTATCTGTAATGCATAGCATACCGGATACTGAAGCCTGAGAACCTCCAGTGGTCTTGTTCTTACGCCCCTATTGCGCGCCTCCTTGAGAAGTATCTCGGCCCAGTCGATGGCATTGTTGTCAGAACCCAGCTCGGAGAATTTTTTAGCCCACGCATACACGCGAGGCAAAGGGGGGTCCTTTATGAGCTTGAGCATGGACGAAGCGTCGTTAAAAAAACCGGCTTCGGCAAGCATGAATGCCTGGCGCTCGAGTATTGAATCCTCGGCCGTCTTGAGAGTGAGCGTCGTATCGCCTATTTCTCTGAACCATGCCTGGAGTAGAGGGGCATCGGGCAGGCCTCCTCTTACGGACAGGGAATAGTAGGAGAAGGGGTCCTTGGCTTCGAGTCGCGAAAGAATCCAGTCTGCGGAATCAGGATGGATGCGTATTCGGAAAAACATCGCAGCATCAGCGTCAAGCGGGACCCCACCCTTAAGCGCGAGATACGCCATCACGGTATCGTGCTCAGCCAGCCACAGTACCAGGGCGCGCTGTCCGAGTTCCCCGTCTCCGAGGGCACTTGCGCCTTTTGCGGCAAGCTCCGCGGCTTGTCTATTGAGACCCTTGCGCTGCAGGATGGTTGCCTGACGTTCCCATGCCTCCTGCCGGTTAGCGCGGTTCGGGGAGTTTGCAGCCACATCCTCAAGAACGTTCATGGCCTCGGCGTCGCTTCCCTTCGCAGTAAAGACTTTTGCGAGCAGGAACTTTGCCTCGTCTGATTCAAGGTCCTTCAGAAGCGTAAGAGCCTCGTCATAGCGCTTGAGATTATAGAGAAGCTGACTGCGCTCCCAGCGGCATTCTTTTTTAGAATACCCCCTATTCTCGGCATCCTCGAAGAGGTAAAGCGCCCTCGAACCGTCTATCGCGGCGTAGGATTTTGCAAGAAGAAAGCTTTCCTCGGCATCCTGGGGCAGCAGGGATTTTGCCGCTTCAATCGCTCCCGGAGACCATGGAGCCACTCTCATGAGTTCTATCTGGGTTCTGCGCTTCTTCTTTTCATCACCGACCATATCGTAAAGCCTTATCAAAACCTCTAGACGCTCCGCTTCCCCAGAGAGAACCGCAATCGCTCCTGGAAGCTCGCTGTAGGCCTGCTTCTCGAAAAGAAGCTGGACAAGAAGCCTTTTTTGGGCAAGTGTGGGGCGCTTTAGCGTGCTGAGGAGAGTGATTGCCGAATCCTTTCTTTCAGTCTTTGCATATATTTCGGCCCTTCTGCCGCGCGCCACCTCGCCAAGGATTTTTTCGGCTTCAGAATACAGAACATCCGCGGTGTCATCCAAGCCCAGAAGCAAGGCGGACTCGGCCCTGAGCATGGGAGAAGCATCCTTAAGGGAAAGTATCTCCCTGAATCTTGAAGCCCTGAAGTAGCATAATCCCTTGTTCTTGAGGGAATCGTGCCAGACGGTGGAACGAAGAGCATCTGCATAAACGAATGCCGAATCCCATTCCCGCGATTCATAGAAAACCCTGTAGAGTTTCGCCCTTACCCGCATTCCTTGTTCGGATTCCTTATAGTGTTCAAGCGCCTCGCGGTAGTAAGGAAGCGCTTTCCAGTATTGTCCTAGCGCAAGAAGGCTGTCAGCTTTAATCTCTTCAACCCTCGGTGATGCTACGGACTTTTCCGTCCCTCTCGGAGCGCATCCCGCAAGCAGCAAGGAAAGAAGGAATGCCACCGATGAATCCTTCCAGAAACTCGGATAGTCGCACTTAAGCGATTTTTTTCTTGAGCGGTTTTTGGATTCGCAAAGAGGAGTTACTCTACTTGTCAAGACCGACTCCTGTTTTCACCCCACAACAAAGCTTCTCTTTCTTGTGGGGACCCGCATGGCAGAATTCACTATTCATCAATACCTGCT
The sequence above is a segment of the bacterium genome. Coding sequences within it:
- a CDS encoding lytic transglycosylase domain-containing protein gives rise to the protein MTSRVTPLCESKNRSRKKSLKCDYPSFWKDSSVAFLLSLLLAGCAPRGTEKSVASPRVEEIKADSLLALGQYWKALPYYREALEHYKESEQGMRVRAKLYRVFYESREWDSAFVYADALRSTVWHDSLKNKGLCYFRASRFREILSLKDASPMLRAESALLLGLDDTADVLYSEAEKILGEVARGRRAEIYAKTERKDSAITLLSTLKRPTLAQKRLLVQLLFEKQAYSELPGAIAVLSGEAERLEVLIRLYDMVGDEKKKRRTQIELMRVAPWSPGAIEAAKSLLPQDAEESFLLAKSYAAIDGSRALYLFEDAENRGYSKKECRWERSQLLYNLKRYDEALTLLKDLESDEAKFLLAKVFTAKGSDAEAMNVLEDVAANSPNRANRQEAWERQATILQRKGLNRQAAELAAKGASALGDGELGQRALVLWLAEHDTVMAYLALKGGVPLDADAAMFFRIRIHPDSADWILSRLEAKDPFSYYSLSVRGGLPDAPLLQAWFREIGDTTLTLKTAEDSILERQAFMLAEAGFFNDASSMLKLIKDPPLPRVYAWAKKFSELGSDNNAIDWAEILLKEARNRGVRTRPLEVLRLQYPVCYALQIENEAVDTALFLSLTRQESWFNPEARSPANAYGLCQLLLGTARGMDATMTVDSLLKADVSIRLGAQFLKKMQGSFDGRKVAYLAAYNAGPGAVAGWVRYLPEDDALFAELIPYDETRSYVKQLIKGEIIYHSLLNQKGERRSPF
- a CDS encoding sigma-70 family RNA polymerase sigma factor, with translation MQDYEIIERVQKGDGELFELLVRKYEKRLFFLAWRMLHNRVDVEDAVQEIFVKAYKGLTRFRGDSQFSTWLYRIATNHILNIIRKKSSNRLVERDIESESSSSTPRSSSRNTRLKKAVEAAIQSLPPRQQAVFHMRYEEERPHAEIAEILGLSEGAVKASYHHAVLKLRESLKGFVDER